Proteins encoded by one window of Arabidopsis thaliana chromosome 2, partial sequence:
- the LCR81 gene encoding low-molecular-weight cysteine-rich 81 (low-molecular-weight cysteine-rich 81 (LCR81); INVOLVED IN: defense response; LOCATED IN: endomembrane system; CONTAINS InterPro DOMAIN/s: Knottin (InterPro:IPR003614); BEST Arabidopsis thaliana protein match is: unknown protein (TAIR:AT2G20070.1); Has 35333 Blast hits to 34131 proteins in 2444 species: Archae - 798; Bacteria - 22429; Metazoa - 974; Fungi - 991; Plants - 531; Viruses - 0; Other Eukaryotes - 9610 (source: NCBI BLink).): MDVQRSSYIFIALSIIAMFLITGVKPEVRDICPGVCHAGIEPDCDTLCISMGFTGGYCQGLTCCCNPKSSKSSIINRPI; the protein is encoded by the exons ATGGATGTTCAAAGATCTTCATACATTTTCATTGCACTTTCTATCATTGCAATGTTCTTGATCACAG gAGTAAAACCAGAGGTAAGAGATATTTGTCCAGGAGTGTGCCATGCTGGAATTGAACCAGACTGTGACACACTCTGCATTAGCATGGGGTTTACTGGGGGTTATTGTCAAGGATTAACATGTTGTTGCAACCCAAAATCCTCCAAATCCTCAATAATTAATCGTccaatttaa
- a CDS encoding Galactosyltransferase family protein (Galactosyltransferase family protein; FUNCTIONS IN: transferase activity, transferring hexosyl groups, transferase activity, transferring glycosyl groups; INVOLVED IN: protein amino acid glycosylation; LOCATED IN: membrane; EXPRESSED IN: 22 plant structures; EXPRESSED DURING: 13 growth stages; CONTAINS InterPro DOMAIN/s: Glycosyl transferase, family 31 (InterPro:IPR002659); BEST Arabidopsis thaliana protein match is: Galactosyltransferase family protein (TAIR:AT4G32120.1); Has 600 Blast hits to 599 proteins in 74 species: Archae - 0; Bacteria - 0; Metazoa - 168; Fungi - 0; Plants - 429; Viruses - 0; Other Eukaryotes - 3 (source: NCBI BLink).), whose amino-acid sequence MESLPTTVPSKSERRARSSKFSQSSSKPSVIMAFFSCVAWLYVAGRLWQDAENRVVLNNILKKSYDQKPKVLTVDDKLMVLGCKDLERRIVETEMELTLAKSQGYLKNLKSGSSSGKKLLAVIGVYSGFGSHLRRNTFRGSYMPQGDALRKLEERGIVIRFVIGRSPNRGDSLDRKIDEENQARKDFLILENHEEAQEELAKKVKFFFSAAVQNWDAEFYIKVDDNIDLDLEGLIGLLESRRGQDAAYIGCMKSGEVVAEEGGKWYEPEWWKFGDEKSYFRHAAGSLLILSKTLAQYVNINSGSLKTYAFDDTSIGSWMIGVQATYIDDNRLCCSSIRQDKVCSVA is encoded by the exons ATGGAGAGCTTACCCACGACGGTTCCCTCCAAATCAGAACGACGAGCTCGTTCCTCCAAGTTTTCTCAGAGTTCCTCTAAGCCTTCGGTTATAATGGCTTTCTTCTCTTGCGTCGCTTGGCTCTACGTCGCTGGCAG GTTATGGCAAGATGCAGAGAATAGAGTGGTACTCAATAATATACTTAAGAAGAGTTATGATCAG AAGCCTAAGGTTCTTACGGTGGATGACAAGCTTATGGTCCTAGGATGCAA AGATCTTGAGAGGAGAATTGTTGAAACTGAAATGGAGTTGACTCTGGCTAAGAGTCAAGGCTATCTTAAGAACTTAAAAAGTGGTTCGTCTTCAGGGAAGAAATTACTTGCTGTGATTGGAGTGTATTCAGGCTTTGGTAGTCATCTGAGGCGTAATACATTTCGAGGGTCTTATATGCCACAAG GTGATGCTTTGAGGAAACTTGAGGAAAGAGGAATTGTCATACGTTTTGTGATTGGTCGAAG TCCAAATCGAGGTGATAGCTTAGATCGAAAAATCGACGAGGAAAATCAAGCAAGAAAAGATTTTTTGATTCTT GAGAATCATGAGGAGGCCCAAGAAGAGCTAGCCAAGAAAGTGAAGTTCTTCTTTAGTGCTGCTGTTCAAAACTGGGATGCAGAGTTTTACATCAAAGTTGATGACAATATTGACTTAGATCTTG AGGGGTTGATTGGCCTTCTTGAAAGTCGGCGTGGTCAAGATGCTGCTTACATTGGGTGTATGAAGTCTGGTGAAGTGGTTGCTGAAGA GGGAGGGAAATGGTATGAGCCAGAATGGTGGAAATTTGGGGACGAAAAATC GTACTTCCGTCATGCAGCTGGTTCGCTGTTAATACTATCCAAAACTTTGGCTCAGTATGTAAACATAAACAG TGGATCATTGAAGACATATGCATTTGATGATACCTCTATAGGATCTTGGATGATTGGTGTTCAGGCAACTTATATAGACGACAATCGCCTTTGCTGCAGCAGCATCAGACAAG ACAAGGTGTGTTCTGTGGCTTGA
- a CDS encoding Galactosyltransferase family protein: MVLGCKDLERRIVETEMELTLAKSQGYLKNLKSGSSSGKKLLAVIGVYSGFGSHLRRNTFRGSYMPQGDALRKLEERGIVIRFVIGRSPNRGDSLDRKIDEENQARKDFLILENHEEAQEELAKKVKFFFSAAVQNWDAEFYIKVDDNIDLDLEGLIGLLESRRGQDAAYIGCMKSGEVVAEEGGKWYEPEWWKFGDEKSYFRHAAGSLLILSKTLAQYVNINSGSLKTYAFDDTSIGSWMIGVQATYIDDNRLCCSSIRQDKVCSVA; encoded by the exons ATGGTCCTAGGATGCAA AGATCTTGAGAGGAGAATTGTTGAAACTGAAATGGAGTTGACTCTGGCTAAGAGTCAAGGCTATCTTAAGAACTTAAAAAGTGGTTCGTCTTCAGGGAAGAAATTACTTGCTGTGATTGGAGTGTATTCAGGCTTTGGTAGTCATCTGAGGCGTAATACATTTCGAGGGTCTTATATGCCACAAG GTGATGCTTTGAGGAAACTTGAGGAAAGAGGAATTGTCATACGTTTTGTGATTGGTCGAAG TCCAAATCGAGGTGATAGCTTAGATCGAAAAATCGACGAGGAAAATCAAGCAAGAAAAGATTTTTTGATTCTT GAGAATCATGAGGAGGCCCAAGAAGAGCTAGCCAAGAAAGTGAAGTTCTTCTTTAGTGCTGCTGTTCAAAACTGGGATGCAGAGTTTTACATCAAAGTTGATGACAATATTGACTTAGATCTTG AGGGGTTGATTGGCCTTCTTGAAAGTCGGCGTGGTCAAGATGCTGCTTACATTGGGTGTATGAAGTCTGGTGAAGTGGTTGCTGAAGA GGGAGGGAAATGGTATGAGCCAGAATGGTGGAAATTTGGGGACGAAAAATC GTACTTCCGTCATGCAGCTGGTTCGCTGTTAATACTATCCAAAACTTTGGCTCAGTATGTAAACATAAACAG TGGATCATTGAAGACATATGCATTTGATGATACCTCTATAGGATCTTGGATGATTGGTGTTCAGGCAACTTATATAGACGACAATCGCCTTTGCTGCAGCAGCATCAGACAAG ACAAGGTGTGTTCTGTGGCTTGA
- a CDS encoding Putative membrane lipoprotein (Putative membrane lipoprotein; FUNCTIONS IN: molecular_function unknown; INVOLVED IN: biological_process unknown; LOCATED IN: endomembrane system; BEST Arabidopsis thaliana protein match is: Cysteine-rich protein (TAIR:AT5G54215.1); Has 35333 Blast hits to 34131 proteins in 2444 species: Archae - 798; Bacteria - 22429; Metazoa - 974; Fungi - 991; Plants - 531; Viruses - 0; Other Eukaryotes - 9610 (source: NCBI BLink).) → MGSSKLMVTCIVVAMLTISCDILSVEMGISVQALPPTCGPDCTGRFMNQDCSKYCAALSYKHGVCILFRGLPPRTSTLRCCCG, encoded by the exons ATGGGTTCCTCCAAATTGATGGTTACATGCATTGTCGTTGCTATGCTGACCATTTCGTGTGACATTCTCTCTG TTGAAATGGGAATTAGCGTACAAGCTTTACCTCCGACTTGTGGACCAGATTGTACTGGAAGATTCATGAATCAAGACTGCTCTAAATATTGTGCAGCTTTATCTTATAAACATGGTGTTTGCATTCTATTCCGAGGACTTCCTCCAAGAACTTCTACATTACGTTGTTGTTGTGGgtaa
- a CDS encoding ER membrane protein complex subunit-like protein (DUF2012) (FUNCTIONS IN: carbohydrate binding; INVOLVED IN: biological_process unknown; LOCATED IN: endomembrane system; EXPRESSED IN: 22 plant structures; EXPRESSED DURING: 13 growth stages; CONTAINS InterPro DOMAIN/s: Carbohydrate-binding-like fold (InterPro:IPR013784), Protein of unknown function DUF2012 (InterPro:IPR019008); BEST Arabidopsis thaliana protein match is: Protein of unknown function (DUF2012) (TAIR:AT4G32130.1); Has 307 Blast hits to 307 proteins in 138 species: Archae - 0; Bacteria - 14; Metazoa - 141; Fungi - 68; Plants - 50; Viruses - 0; Other Eukaryotes - 34 (source: NCBI BLink).) — protein MTMTSIIRSSPTLAFIVLQICFIFFASTFPCSSGSEDSYTITGRVKIPPSNVIGHIAKFSNVKVILNGGQKITFLRPDGYFTFHEVPAGTHLIEVSAMGYFFSPVRVDVSARHRGKVQATLTETRRSLTELVLEPLKEEQYYEIREPFNIMSIVKSPMGLMVGFMVVVVFLMPKLMENIDPEEMKQAQEEMRRQGVPSLTSLLPGAGASR, from the exons ATGACGATGACGTCGATCATCAGATCCAGTCCTACTCTCGCTTTCATCGTCTTACAGatttgcttcatcttctttgcttcCACTTTCCCTTGCTCTTCTGG GTCTGAGGATAGTTACACCATTACTGGTAGAGTCAAGATTCCACCAA GCAACGTGATTGGTCACATAGCAAAGTTCTCAAATGTCAAAGTTATACTCAATGGTGGACAGAAGATTACGTTTCTCAGGCCTGATGGATACTTTACTTT TCATGAAGTGCCTGCTGGGACTCATTTGATTGAAGTATCAGCAATGGGTTACTTCTTTTCTCCG GTACGAGTAGATGTTAGTGCTCGGCATCGTGGCAAGGTTCAAGCAACACTAACAGAAACCAGGAGGAGTCTTACTGAGCTGGTTTTGGAGCCATTGAAGGAAGAGCAATATTATGAG ATTCGAGAGCCTTTCAACATTATGTCGATCGTGAAAAGTCCAATGGGTCTCATGGTGGGATTCATGGTCGTTGTTGTGTTCCTAATGCCCAAATTAATGGAAAACATAG ATCCAGAGGAGATGAAGCAAGCACAAGAGGAAATGAGGAGACAAGGCGTGCCTTCGCTCACAAGCTTGTTACCAGGCGCTGGGGCTAGCCGCTAA
- a CDS encoding ECA1 gametogenesis related family protein (ECA1 gametogenesis related family protein; LOCATED IN: endomembrane system; BEST Arabidopsis thaliana protein match is: ECA1 gametogenesis related family protein (TAIR:AT3G44428.1); Has 29 Blast hits to 28 proteins in 2 species: Archae - 0; Bacteria - 0; Metazoa - 0; Fungi - 0; Plants - 29; Viruses - 0; Other Eukaryotes - 0 (source: NCBI BLink).), protein MGESIQRVCASILTVMVVMLSLLEDTKGNNDFAMAPISENGLLPNPMACVKDAGKIPDCVEAMKQGYLKDITKECCFILLSLPEDCFGILFPMRLYYRIVLKVTCKLLGIF, encoded by the coding sequence ATGGGTGAGAGCATACAAAGAGTGTGTGCGTCTATCTTAACGGTGATGGTTGTGATGTTATCACTTCTTGAAGATACTAAAGGTAATAATGATTTTGCAATGGCTCCAATTTCAGAGAATGGGTTGCTACCAAATCCAATGGCTTGTGTGAAAGATGCAGGAAAAATTCCAGATTGTGTAGAGGCAATGAAACAAGgttatttaaaagatataacAAAAGAGTGTTGCTTTATTCTACTTAGTCTTCCCGAAGATTGTTTTGGGATTCTATTTCCTATGCGTTTATACTATCGTATCGTACTTAAGGTTACATGCAAATTATTAGGCATTTTTTAA